In Zingiber officinale cultivar Zhangliang chromosome 3B, Zo_v1.1, whole genome shotgun sequence, a single window of DNA contains:
- the LOC121968372 gene encoding uncharacterized protein LOC121968372: protein MNISLRRKNSNVEEVSLWVKHGDRPSDFYFLEQITRSSTTPASPSTRTPSLHFHPFAFLASSDFLRLTINVKNNKKRREVPISTSSSSQFKMMNPMRSGERRTEIKEEMGGAPNDQFVLDISTSRRTLLGLADPSPSPIDPKSSRQFRVPFANKLDWTTSFEAFRAWIKEPMNMALFLWTACVVVSGALLFLVMTGMLNAALPRKSTRDVWFEVNNQILNALFTLMCLYQHPRRFHHLALLIRWEPADAARLRKLYCRNGTQKPNERMHMLAVLLLLHLNCFAQYALCALNLGYRRSSRPAVGVGLCLSAAIGATAVSGLYSTLSPLGREYEGETEESKDGSNGNQRQTYLPLRPLEERRSPLATADSSSPQWAGGLFDFWDDISLAYLSVFCSCCVFGWNMNRLGFGNMYVHVATFLLFCFAPLFIFNMAAVNVNDETAREALAIAGCLLCFLGLLYGGFWRIQMRKKFNLPQTKLYCCKQPDVADCFGWLCCCSCSLAQEVRTADYLKEAIDTRIQPSLSPLRRENGNNMSKTITESMMMYSSEGASSSVAGKEDAMNAPVFSTIER, encoded by the exons ATGAATATTTCCCTAAGAAGGAAGAATTCAAACGTTGAAGAAGTTTCTCTCTGGGTCAAACATGGAGACCGGCCAAGTGATTTTTACTTTTTAGAGCAGATCACCCGTTCCTCCACGACTCCGGCGTCCCCTTCCACGCGCACGCCATCTCTCCATTTCCACCCATTCGCCTTCTTGGCTTCTTCCGATTTCCTGCGCCTGACGATAAACGTAAAGAAcaacaagaagagaagagaagttccaatttccacttcttcttcttcgcag TTTAAGATGATGAATCCGATGCGAAGTGGCGAAAGAAGAACAGAAATCAAGGAAGAAATGGGCGGCGCTCCAAATGATCAGTTTGTTCTTGACATCAGCACCTCCAGAAGAACACTTCTCGGCCTCGCGGATCCATCGCCTTCCCCGATCGATCCGAAATCGTCTCGCCAGTTTCGTGTTCCCTTCGCGAACAAGCTCGACTGGACCACTTCGTTCGAGGCCTTCAGGGCGTGGATCAAGGAGCCGATGAACATGGCCCTTTTCCTCTGGACGGCCTGCGTCGTCGTCTCCGGCGCTCTGCTGTTCTTGGTCATGACCGGAATGTTGAACGCCGCCTTGCCGAGGAAGTCCACGAGGGACGTCTGGTTCGAAGTGAACAACCAAATCCTCAACGCCCTGTTCACGCTCATGTGCCTCTACCAGCACCCGAGACGCTTCCACCACCTCGCGCTCCTGATCCGGTGGGAGCCAGCGGACGCGGCGCGGCTGCGGAAGCTCTACTGCAGGAACGGAACGCAGAAGCCCAACGAGAGGATGCACATGCTGGCCGTGCTGCTGCTGCTCCACCTCAACTGCTTCGCTCAGTACGCGCTGTGCGCTCTCAACCTGGGCTATAGGAGATCGTCGCGCCCCGCGGTCGGAGTGGGCCTCTGCCTCTCCGCCGCGATCGGCGCTACGGCGGTCTCAGGGCTGTACAGCACGCTGAGTCCTCTCGGAAGGGAGTACGAAGGAGAAACAGAGGAATCCAAAGACGGCAGCAATGGCAACCAGAGGCAAACTTATCTCCCCCTGCGACCGCTGGAAGAACGGCGCTCCCCCTTGGCTACGGCGGACAGCAGCAGCCCGCAGTGGGCCGGAGGGCTGTTCGATTTCTGGGACGACATTTCGCTGGCGTACCTCTCGGTTTTCTGCAGCTGCTGCGTCTTCGGGTGGAACATGAACAGACTAGGATTCGGAAATATGTACGTTCACGTCGCCACCTTCCTCCTCTTCTGCTTTGCGCCGCTGTTCATCTTCAACATGGCGGCTGTCAACGTCAACGACGAGACGGCTCGCGAAGCGCTGGCGATCGCTGGCTGCTTGCTCTGCTTTCTCGGATTGCTGTACGGAGGATTTTGGAGGATCCAGATGAGGAAGAAGTTCAACCTCCCTCAGACTAAGCTCTACTGCTGCAAGCAGCCGGATGTTGCAGATTGTTTCGGGTGGCTCTGCTGCTGCTCTTGTTCTCTGGCGCAAGAAGTGAGGACTGCGGACTACTTGAAGGAAGCAATTGACACGAGAATTCAACCTTCTCTTTCGCCTTTGCGCCGTGAAAATGGAAACAACATGTCGAAAACAATCACAGAGAGTATGATGATGTACAGTTCAGAGGGAGCTTCTTCATCCGTTGCAGGGAAGGAAGATGCAATGAACGCCCCTGTTTTTTCTACTATAGAAAGATAG